Part of the Paenibacillus terrae HPL-003 genome is shown below.
TTCTGATGTCGGGGTAGTAAGAACAGATATTCAGAATAAGTAATCCGATAAAAAAACTATGCAAACAACGCGCACCGATACACAATCGGCGCGCGTTGTTTGAGTTTAGCCTATTCAGTCATCATCTCCCTGATAAGCCACGTCCATTAATCTCTTATACTCTGCATCAGTTTCACGGGACGCAAATAATCGAGAATGCTCATAAAGCCCAATATATTTAATGATACAGGATGTATTATCGACCTCAAAGGCTTTTTCCAAACCGTCGATTAGATATTGAAAACCAATGTCAAATGCCCCTCTGCTTAAATAATAGTGAGCCAGCTCATGCAGAAAAAGAATATATAAATCTGGCGTGATCTTGTACGTATACGTAACAATAGCTTTTTCCCGTGCAATAAAGGCTGCAATGTCTGTTTCAAACTTTTTAAGAAAATAATCTATCTTGATATCCTGTTGATTAGCGGCTCTAACGATTTTAAACAATCCTGGCATCAGCTCGGTTTGTGAAGCTTCAATGCATTTAACATAATCCAAAATTGCGCTTACATCTCCGGTTAACATTTTATATAAAAATAGACTGGATCGTGCCCATCCTTTACATTTATTCAGCCAGTATTGTGTTTCCTCATCGGTCTCCTTCACCCAGCTTAGATCAGTATATGCGTAAGTATATTGTAGTGCTTGCTTGTAGTTTCCTTGGGCCTCACAAATGTTCGCACGAAGATAGTTAGAATAGGCCATATAAAAGAACATTGGTCTTTGTGTACTTTTGAGTGGTTCCTGATTAACTTTATTGGGTTGGTGCATAAGAAGGTATTGAATATTAGCCTCATCGTCCATATCCTTAGCCAAGTCTTTGGCTAAATCCCATAATTTACTTTGCATATATACATTCGCCAGTTCTCTTAATGCGTCGAGTCGGTCTATGTCGTCGAGCTGATCCAAAAGGGTAAAAACCCGGTTAGCAGCCTCCACGTTTTGTTCTTTATCGGGCCCCAGCCCAAGAATAAACAAGCGATACTGGCACAAGGCAAGTCGTTCTGAACGCTGGCCGCCCTCTCTTTTGACGATATTTTTGTAGAGAAGGGCTGCGGCGGCATGTTTGCCATGTATGAAAAAATCCTCAGCTACTTCGAACAACAGAGGAGCGTAAGTCGTGTTATCCAACCATAAATAGCTGGTCTGCTGAATGAAATCCAGCTTGTTCAGTTCTTCACATCGGTATAAAAAAGGTTTAATATTACGCCAATCGGGTACAGCTTCGACCAAATATTCCTCGATGTAATGCCCATAAAAATGGCCTGGATTCAGTCGCATACCGTGTGTAACCCGATCCAGCTGCTCTACCGAGAATGGCATTTTTTTGCCCAAAATAGCATGGACTGTCTCCGCTTCTATACCCGCCATTTGGCTAAATTGGGTTATGCTAAGGTCTTCTCGTGTCATGAATTGCCCCAGTTCTGTGCGTATCGTGGCTGTATGTTCCAAATAGACCACCCCTTTCACAATCTGGTTGCTAAATTAGCGTTTATCTGAAAATATTATATCACCATTTTGGGAATGTTTGCATGTAGAAAGGGGCAGCCTCAAGGGATGAGACTACTCCACTTATTAAAAGGAGAGCGTCTATTCCACCCGCGCCCTAGGCGTTGCCTTCAGCACGGCGTAGCCGTAGGCTGGAAGCTCAGCGCGGAAGCCCTTCGCTCCTGCGGACCACTGGCTTTCGCCAAAAGCCAATTCCCAATCCTGCTCGGGAATGTCCAGCTCAAACACGTGGCTCTTACCGGAACGGTTAAACAGCACGAGCAGCATCTCTTCCTCGCTGCGGCGCTCATAGGCAAGGGATGCGCCTTCCGGCTCTGCCTCCAGGAAAGTGAGGCTTCCCGCAGCACGCAGCGCCGAGTGCTCCTTACGCAGCGCAATCAGCTCGCGGTAAAAGTCGAACAGCTCGCGGTCCTGCTTGTCAGGGTCCCACTCCATGCACTTGCGGCAGCCTGGGTCGGCATCTCCATCCAGACCGATTTCATCACCATAATAAATGCAGGGCGCGCCCATGTACGTGAATTGGAACAGAGCGGCCAGCCGCATCAGCCGCTTGTCATCGCCACACAGCGTCAGAAGGCGCGGTGTGTCGTGGCTATCCAGCAGATTGAAGGCCACTTCAGAGGCCTGCTGCGGATAGCGGGCCAGCTGCCGTCCGATAGCAAAAGCGAAGCTTTGGGCATCGGACTCTTTTTTGACGAAAAAATCATTCACCGCATAAGTGAACGGATAATTCATCGTCGCATCGAACTGGTCACCCTGTAGCCATTCAGAGGATTCATTCCACATTTCACCCAGAATGTACGCATCCGGGTTGGCCTGCTTGACCGTGGTGCGGAACTCCCGCCAAAAGGCGTGGTCCACCTCGTCTGCCACATCCAGCCGCCACCCGTCGATGCCAATCTCATCGATCCAATATTTTGCCACCTTCAGCAGGTACTTCTTCACCTCAGGATGCTCGGTATTCAGCTTGGGCATCATTGGCTCCAGCCCGAAGGTATCGTAGGTTGGTGTATCATCCACCACTTCCAGCGGGAAGCTATGTACGTGGAACCAGTCCTTGTAAAGCGAGGCTTCGCCTTTTTCCAGCACGTCCACGAACGGCTTAAAGGTACGTCCCGAATGGTTGAACACTGCATCGAACAGTACCCGGATTCCCCGATCGTGGCAGGCGGCCACCAGTTTTTTTAACGTCTCCTTGTCCCCAAAATGCGGGTCCACCTCCATATAATCCTCGGTATCGTATTTATGATTGGTCGTCGCCTTGAAGACAGGCGTCATATACAGGGCGTTAATCCCCAGCTCGTTTAGGTGGTCCAGATGATCTATGATTCCCTGGAGATCGCCGCCAAAAAAATTGTCGGTTCGCGGCGTGTCACCCCATGTCTCGGCACCTTCCGGGCTAATAGAGGGGTCACCGTTCGCAAAGCGTTCCGGGAAAATCTGATAAAAAACCGCATCCTTCACCCATGCAGGTGGTTTGAGAATATCAATTGGATTCAAAAACGGGTATTGGAACAGGCCATCTGCATTTTGAGGTTCTTGGGTGGTAAAGTCGTTCTCGTTCATCCATAATTGTTCTTCTTCGTCTTCCAGCAAAAATCCATATTTCAGCCGGCGATGAGTGGGCTTTACAGTACATTGATAGTAATCAAATCTGCCGTCGGTGGCGAATTTGGACATCGGAATGAGCTGTCGGGTACGATCCCAGTCGTATTTGTCCCCGGTGAGAGCGTGCACAGCGGTTAGGTCATTTTTCTTCGCACGAAGCCGTAAATATAGGGTTGCATCATCATAACCAAAAGCCCAATTACGCTTCGGATGGTGGTATATCGCTTCCAGCAGCATATGGCATTCCTCCTTTTTGTGAACAGTAGAATTTGAAATCATATAGCATATGTCGTATAAGGTAGTTATTAACCTTTTTACGCGAGTTATGTATCATAAATGCTATAATGCCCATTACATAAAAGAAAAACGATAAGTAGGTGTGCGTCAATGAAAACAAATGTGTTATATATCGAGGACGATCTGGATATCGGCGCTTGGATGCATCAGTACTTGGAAGAGCGGAATTACGCTGTGGTGTGGCTACGCAGCGGGGATGGAGCTGTGGAAGCATCCCATACATGCCAGCTTGTGATTCTGGATGTGATGCTACCCGGTCTGGATGGATTTACGATTGGAAAACGGCTCAAGAAGGAGCGGCCGGAGCTCCCGATTCTTATGCTGTCAGCCCGAGCCTCCATTGATGATAAGCTGCAAGGGCTGGATTTTGCCGACGATTATGTGACGAAGCCCTTTCATCCGGACGAGCTGATTGCACGTATGGAGGTTTTACTGCGTCGATCAGGTACGGTGCCCGAGGAATCCTTGCAGTTGGGGCATCTGACAGTGTACCCTCCCGATAACCGTATTGTGAACCGTGATACCGGGGAAGAAATTACGCTGACAGGCAAGCAATATCATATTTTCGCTTATTTGCTACGGCATTTGGGCCAGATTATGACGAAGGAGCAAATGTATGAAGCCGTGTGGGGGGATCCATATATCGACGGGGACAAAACCTTAATGGTTCACATCCGGCATCTGCGTGAAAAGCTAGAGGCTGATCCTGCCACTCCCCACATCATTGAGACGATCCGTGGTGTAGGCTATCGGGTGAAGGCATAATGAACGGACTGCGCAATGGAACACGTTTCCGAAATTCACTGTTGTTCCGCTATCTGATTATTCTTGTGGTTGCCATGATGCTATTGCCGATTATGCTGCCTGCTATGTTAATTGTAAGTAGTGTCTTGTCTGCTTGGGTTACGGATATGAAGCCTGCTAATTCACATTATCTCTCCAGTTCCCGGACCGAGGATAGCTGGCATCGTGAGGCCATAGCCTTAAAAGGAGCCACCCCGGAGCAAATTTCAATCCATTTACGCAAAATACAGGGAGATACTTTTCCTGATTCACAGATATTTTGGGTGGATTCAGCGGGGAAAACAAGGCTGGAGCTACCCACACAACCTGACGTTCCAAAGCAATGGGACGCGACGCAGGCTGTTGTATTTATGAAAAAAGCCATGAATTCAGACTTATTTACCGTGGTTTCATTTATTGGCGGTGGTCAGAAGAACACCAATCAGGGCTATATGGTATTAAAAATTCCTCGCTCGTTCTTTGATCAGCAGCGTACGGACAATAGCATGATGCTGTACTACCTCTTTTTTATTTTACTGATACTTGCAGCTTTTATATTCGTATCTCTCCTGTTTTTTGGAGGCATTCGGCGCAGACTGGTGCGGCTTCAGGTAGCTATGTCGCAACGGGGAGAGGATGGGTTGCCCATTCTTGTCAGCACCGGACGGCCGGATGAAATCGGCAAGCTGGAGGAAGCGTTCAATCAGATGGTCGAGCAACTGGCTGAGAGCCGGGGACGTGAGCGCCAAGAGGAAGAACTGCGAAAAAGGCTGGTCGCTGATCTGTCACACGATATTCGGACGCCGCTTACGGTCGTGCGCAGCCACCTGTACACATTGGACGACGAAAGCCTGAGTGACAGGGGAAAACGGTCTATTTCATTGATGGAAAACAAGCTAAAAGACCTCGGAAGTCTGATCGACAACCTGCTCGCCTATAATCTTCTTTCCAGCGGAAAGTACACATTGAATAACGAACCGCGTGATATCCTGCGGCTGGTACGGGAGTGTGCGGCCAACTGGTATCCGGTTTGGGAGAAGGAAGGCTTTGAAGTGGATATCGACTTGCCTGAGCATAGTATCGTGTGGAAGGTCGATGAGCAGGGTTTCCGCCGTTTACTGGACAATCTCTTTCAAAATGTAGTTCGCCACGCCGCCTCAGGCCGATATATCGGTATCCATGTAGAGGAACATAACGGGAAAGAGGCATTAGTCATTACGGATAAAGGACCGGGAATGGAGCAGCAATCCAATGAGAAAGGGGCCGGGATTGGCTTGGCGATTACTGAATTGTTGGCTCGTGAAATGGATCTGGAGAGGGATATTGTCAGTTCATCCGCCGGGACACAAATCCGTTTTTTAAACAAAACTTAAACTAAAAGTTCCCTTGGCCTTAAACTTGGCACGTTACGATGGGTGTCGAGGTGAGGAACTTGAACGAATACATTATTGAAACAAACGGTCTCAGCAAAATATACAAAGGTCGCCCTGCGGTCAACCAGTTGGATCTGAAAATAGGGCGGGAAGATATTTACGGCTTTCTCGGCCCGAATGGAGCGGGGAAAACGACAACCATCCGCATGCTGCTCGGATTAATTCGCCCGACTCGAGGAACGATCCGCATATTCGGTAAGGATATCCGCAGACATAAGCTGGATATTTTGCGTAAAGTCGGCTCGTTGGTAGAATACCCTTCGTATTACGGTCATTTGAACGCAGTGGAAAATCTGGAGGCCATTCGTCGCATTTTAAATGTGCCCAAGGAGAACATTGCGGAAGTGCTAGAAGTCGTTCGACTGACCAAGCATGCCAAACGACCAGTCAAGGGCTACTCGCTGGGTATGAAGCAACGGCTTGGTATCGCCGCCGCCCTGCTAGGCAATCCGGAATTGCTTATTTTGGATGAGCCTACCAATGGTTTGGACCCGGAGGGCATTCAGGAAATGCGCGCATTGATTCAGGCGATGCCCAAGGAACGAGGAATCACCGTGCTGGTATCCAGCCA
Proteins encoded:
- a CDS encoding ABC transporter ATP-binding protein, with translation MNEYIIETNGLSKIYKGRPAVNQLDLKIGREDIYGFLGPNGAGKTTTIRMLLGLIRPTRGTIRIFGKDIRRHKLDILRKVGSLVEYPSYYGHLNAVENLEAIRRILNVPKENIAEVLEVVRLTKHAKRPVKGYSLGMKQRLGIAAALLGNPELLILDEPTNGLDPEGIQEMRALIQAMPKERGITVLVSSHLLSEVEHMANTVGIIREGELVFQNTIHNLRQESAGGIRIVTSDPETAQLIAREQGYHSVRDGAALDFENMNDAAVALLVRRLVENTHAIYRVEERRKSLEDMFMQVVGKGGTSL
- a CDS encoding response regulator transcription factor, yielding MKTNVLYIEDDLDIGAWMHQYLEERNYAVVWLRSGDGAVEASHTCQLVILDVMLPGLDGFTIGKRLKKERPELPILMLSARASIDDKLQGLDFADDYVTKPFHPDELIARMEVLLRRSGTVPEESLQLGHLTVYPPDNRIVNRDTGEEITLTGKQYHIFAYLLRHLGQIMTKEQMYEAVWGDPYIDGDKTLMVHIRHLREKLEADPATPHIIETIRGVGYRVKA
- a CDS encoding sensor histidine kinase encodes the protein MNGLRNGTRFRNSLLFRYLIILVVAMMLLPIMLPAMLIVSSVLSAWVTDMKPANSHYLSSSRTEDSWHREAIALKGATPEQISIHLRKIQGDTFPDSQIFWVDSAGKTRLELPTQPDVPKQWDATQAVVFMKKAMNSDLFTVVSFIGGGQKNTNQGYMVLKIPRSFFDQQRTDNSMMLYYLFFILLILAAFIFVSLLFFGGIRRRLVRLQVAMSQRGEDGLPILVSTGRPDEIGKLEEAFNQMVEQLAESRGRERQEEELRKRLVADLSHDIRTPLTVVRSHLYTLDDESLSDRGKRSISLMENKLKDLGSLIDNLLAYNLLSSGKYTLNNEPRDILRLVRECAANWYPVWEKEGFEVDIDLPEHSIVWKVDEQGFRRLLDNLFQNVVRHAASGRYIGIHVEEHNGKEALVITDKGPGMEQQSNEKGAGIGLAITELLAREMDLERDIVSSSAGTQIRFLNKT
- a CDS encoding alpha-glycosidase → MLLEAIYHHPKRNWAFGYDDATLYLRLRAKKNDLTAVHALTGDKYDWDRTRQLIPMSKFATDGRFDYYQCTVKPTHRRLKYGFLLEDEEEQLWMNENDFTTQEPQNADGLFQYPFLNPIDILKPPAWVKDAVFYQIFPERFANGDPSISPEGAETWGDTPRTDNFFGGDLQGIIDHLDHLNELGINALYMTPVFKATTNHKYDTEDYMEVDPHFGDKETLKKLVAACHDRGIRVLFDAVFNHSGRTFKPFVDVLEKGEASLYKDWFHVHSFPLEVVDDTPTYDTFGLEPMMPKLNTEHPEVKKYLLKVAKYWIDEIGIDGWRLDVADEVDHAFWREFRTTVKQANPDAYILGEMWNESSEWLQGDQFDATMNYPFTYAVNDFFVKKESDAQSFAFAIGRQLARYPQQASEVAFNLLDSHDTPRLLTLCGDDKRLMRLAALFQFTYMGAPCIYYGDEIGLDGDADPGCRKCMEWDPDKQDRELFDFYRELIALRKEHSALRAAGSLTFLEAEPEGASLAYERRSEEEMLLVLFNRSGKSHVFELDIPEQDWELAFGESQWSAGAKGFRAELPAYGYAVLKATPRARVE